In the Arthrobacter sp. 31Y genome, one interval contains:
- a CDS encoding ArsR family transcriptional regulator: MNEMEQDLILSQAMLLLREADVRITGGNLDALSLTLPDSSVREVKAQLAATPPTPSKLRAILERETRTLIVTFRPTERLTEAALQDKVDLITIAPVSVIIGGVQRLEPRHKPKALGKTHGRAPWGRWALLRALALADGPQTQQELAAAAGISQPAVNKHLKTLGAFVDRDQWGWHAHDVDAIITSLLANYPGPRGVTSYWYGLDSTAEQAKKAAEYATELGASPLVSGDAAADFYAPWRLPDSAVVYVHEAVDFTDAGFAPATPEEATLITTVPEDFTLWATASLVHHSEGIPLADPLITLRDVLAGDAVDIQEAADQLRKVIVAKAAR, translated from the coding sequence ATGAACGAAATGGAACAGGACCTGATCCTCTCGCAGGCGATGTTGCTGTTGCGCGAAGCGGACGTACGGATCACGGGCGGCAACCTCGATGCACTGTCTTTGACGCTCCCGGATAGCAGCGTCCGGGAAGTGAAGGCGCAGCTGGCGGCCACTCCCCCGACGCCCAGTAAGCTGCGGGCCATCCTTGAACGTGAGACTCGGACGCTGATTGTCACGTTCCGCCCAACCGAGCGACTCACCGAAGCGGCTCTCCAGGACAAGGTGGACCTTATTACCATCGCTCCGGTCTCAGTCATCATCGGCGGTGTTCAGCGCCTGGAACCACGCCATAAGCCCAAAGCCCTTGGGAAGACCCACGGGCGGGCGCCGTGGGGCCGGTGGGCACTCCTGCGTGCCTTGGCCCTCGCCGACGGGCCACAAACGCAGCAGGAGCTCGCAGCAGCGGCCGGCATTAGCCAGCCGGCGGTGAACAAGCACCTGAAAACGCTGGGGGCTTTTGTCGACCGCGATCAGTGGGGCTGGCACGCCCACGACGTTGACGCCATCATCACATCGTTGCTGGCCAACTACCCGGGGCCCCGGGGCGTGACGTCTTATTGGTATGGGCTGGATTCCACTGCTGAGCAAGCCAAGAAGGCCGCCGAATACGCCACCGAGCTGGGCGCATCACCTTTGGTCTCCGGGGACGCTGCGGCGGACTTTTACGCGCCCTGGCGGTTGCCGGACAGCGCCGTCGTCTACGTCCATGAAGCCGTGGATTTCACCGATGCCGGCTTCGCCCCCGCGACTCCGGAGGAAGCAACGCTTATCACCACCGTCCCTGAAGACTTCACCCTGTGGGCCACCGCGTCCCTGGTGCACCACTCGGAGGGGATCCCCTTGGCCGACCCGCTGATCACGCTCCGGGACGTCTTGGCCGGGGACGCTGTCGACATCCAAGAGGCAGCTGACCAGCTCCGCAAAGTCATCGTGGCGAAAGCTGCTCGATGA
- a CDS encoding AMP-binding protein, protein MHPLVSAIHDIAKHDPGKAAIRWRCNDFPYAALDGQIQTGALAMQLKGIRAGELVAFDAIPGPETVAATSALWALGAAAFPFQSTHGGPLPAHAILEGVTGFMHPEGDYIKAATTSGAPTGHPSPVASLWMHHRSSQPVDPMNEQQFIDLLAGAEKRFTLSNRTSLGLSSIVHPESLLDLWAVLTAGGTVDLLNDYDSLSDQCLLQHLRETEADLLVVPSTLPRRLGQSPDALFAQFRDVIVTEQLDVPSRTVLADAFPCAIFHQWDTSTGVDAMDDNCPADFVAGNHQYPKDPLA, encoded by the coding sequence GTGCATCCCCTCGTTTCAGCCATTCATGACATTGCCAAGCACGATCCTGGCAAGGCTGCAATCCGCTGGAGGTGCAACGACTTCCCGTATGCGGCCCTCGACGGGCAGATTCAAACCGGGGCCCTGGCAATGCAACTGAAAGGCATCCGGGCAGGCGAACTGGTCGCCTTCGATGCCATCCCGGGCCCGGAAACAGTGGCCGCTACGTCCGCGCTATGGGCACTTGGGGCCGCGGCCTTTCCCTTCCAGTCCACTCACGGCGGACCGTTACCTGCGCACGCCATCCTCGAAGGGGTTACCGGCTTCATGCATCCCGAGGGCGACTACATCAAGGCTGCCACTACGTCCGGAGCGCCCACAGGTCATCCTTCTCCGGTCGCGTCTCTGTGGATGCATCACAGGTCCAGTCAGCCCGTCGATCCCATGAATGAGCAGCAATTTATTGACCTCCTTGCGGGCGCGGAAAAGCGATTCACCCTCTCCAACCGGACGTCCTTGGGACTCTCCAGCATCGTGCACCCAGAGTCGCTTCTCGATTTGTGGGCGGTCCTGACCGCCGGAGGGACCGTGGATTTGCTCAACGATTACGACAGCCTGTCGGATCAGTGCCTGCTTCAACACCTTCGCGAAACCGAAGCGGACCTTCTGGTTGTCCCCTCGACCTTGCCTCGACGGCTCGGTCAATCCCCCGACGCCCTGTTCGCCCAGTTCAGGGATGTCATTGTGACTGAACAGCTCGACGTACCTTCCCGCACCGTTCTCGCAGATGCATTTCCGTGCGCCATTTTCCACCAATGGGACACCAGCACCGGCGTGGACGCCATGGACGACAACTGCCCCGCAGACTTCGTCGCCGGGAATCACCAATATCCTAAGGACCCTCTTGCCTAA
- a CDS encoding LLM class flavin-dependent oxidoreductase: MRLSVLDQSPIAAGKSKAEALQETITLARAAEEDGYHRFWLAEHHDSPGFAGTTPSLMAMAVLEATTGITVGSGGVLLGLHEPWQIAESFDILAALHPGRVNLGVGRAGSGGTDTFNEKIIELHARLGLMPGMEGRDDVDIWLLGAGTGSAPLAAAIGAGYAHAHFLNTASGSSALANYRENFQPGPVRGKPESLLAIRVIAASTDAEAQELANPVRLWRARKDLGLDEPFPVSTSPATWSSQELRRSENNETRLIVGAAESVAHQLATLAEELGVEELMISTPVPRLEDRINSNRLIARVLARLSPAKSSKPVAQEGAVSASPRFSHS, encoded by the coding sequence ATGAGACTCTCCGTCCTTGACCAGTCCCCCATTGCCGCCGGAAAAAGCAAAGCCGAGGCATTGCAGGAAACCATTACCTTGGCCCGCGCGGCCGAGGAAGACGGCTACCATCGCTTCTGGCTGGCAGAACACCACGACTCCCCGGGTTTTGCCGGCACCACCCCATCGTTGATGGCTATGGCCGTTTTGGAGGCAACCACCGGGATTACCGTCGGCTCCGGTGGGGTTCTGCTGGGCCTGCATGAGCCCTGGCAGATCGCTGAATCCTTCGACATCCTTGCCGCTCTCCATCCAGGCAGGGTCAACCTCGGCGTCGGTAGGGCCGGCAGCGGCGGTACGGATACCTTCAACGAGAAGATCATTGAACTTCACGCCCGACTCGGCCTGATGCCCGGAATGGAAGGGCGGGACGACGTCGACATTTGGCTGCTGGGGGCAGGTACCGGTTCGGCGCCTCTGGCCGCCGCCATCGGTGCCGGATACGCCCACGCCCACTTCCTCAACACCGCTAGCGGCAGTAGCGCACTTGCCAACTACCGGGAGAACTTTCAGCCCGGCCCGGTGCGAGGCAAACCCGAATCCCTTCTCGCGATTCGTGTCATCGCAGCCAGCACCGACGCGGAAGCACAGGAACTCGCCAACCCGGTGCGGCTCTGGAGAGCCCGAAAAGACCTCGGCCTGGATGAACCTTTCCCGGTCAGCACCAGCCCCGCTACCTGGTCCTCCCAAGAACTCCGCCGTAGCGAGAACAATGAAACCCGGTTGATCGTCGGGGCTGCGGAAAGCGTAGCCCACCAGCTCGCGACCCTGGCGGAAGAACTGGGCGTCGAAGAACTAATGATCAGCACCCCCGTGCCCCGGCTGGAGGACCGTATCAACTCCAACCGGCTCATCGCCCGAGTCTTGGCCCGGCTGTCTCCGGCAAAGAGCAGCAAACCTGTCGCTCAGGAAGGGGCAGTGAGTGCATCCCCTCGTTTCAGCCATTCATGA